One window of Carassius auratus strain Wakin chromosome 17, ASM336829v1, whole genome shotgun sequence genomic DNA carries:
- the LOC113116922 gene encoding putative nuclease HARBI1, with protein sequence MAMAALALLEDIANGRIRRERVFRDHNDFLAQDDDWLISRFRFPRAVLLELCAELGPNLERETMRSHAIPVPLQVLTTLGFLATGSFQRELADRSGISQSSLSRAMPAVWDGIIRMSTRYIRFPYNAVDQPNIKMQFAAIAGFPNVIGAIDCTHIAIKAPSEEEFAYVNRKHFHSINVQIICDAQMRLTNIVARWPGSTHDSYILTNSMVGMRLQAGRVRDGWLLGDRGYPLKTWLLTPLTNPQTDRERRYNNAHSRTRSVVERAIGQLKCRWRCLDRTGGCCYTALTRCAALCWPVVCCTMSRIGMAYHLVRWQHRQMTPTQDQFMCSPTNKPFMPANM encoded by the exons ATGGCAATGGCAGCGTTGGCCTTATTAGAGGACATTGCTAATGGCAGAATCAGAAGAGAACGAGTTTTTAGGGACCACAATGATTTTCTGGCCCAGGATGATGACTGGCTTATCAGCCGTTTCAGATTTCCAAGGGCTGTCCTCTTGGAGCTCTGTGCTGAGTTGGGTCCGAatctagagagagagacaatgaggAGCCACGCAATACCCGTTCCCTTGCAGGTGCTGACAACACTTGGTTTCCTGGCAACTGGTTCTTTCCAAAGGGAACTGGCAGACCGCTCAGGAATAAGCCAGTCGTCTTTGAGCCGGGCAATGCCAGCGGTATGGGACGGGATCATCCGCATGTCTACCAGGTATATAAGGTTCCCATATAATGCAGTTGACCagccaaacattaaaatgcaatttgcagCGATAGCCGGTTTTCCTAATGTTATCGGAGCGATCGACTGCACACACATTGCAATAAAGGCGCCATCTGAAGAAGAATTTGCATATGTGAATCGGAAACATTTCCATTCAATAAATGTGCAGATAATATGTGATGCACAAATGCGCCTAACAAATATTGTGGCAAGGTGGCCTGGGTCAACCCATGATTCATACATCCTTACAAACAGCATGGTTGGGATGAGGCTCCAAGCTggcagggtgcgtgatgggtggcTTCTTG GAGACCGCGGTTATCCACTAAAGACGTGGCTTTTAACCCCCCTCACCAACCCACAAACTGACCGAGAGCGCAGATACAATAATGCCCATTCTCGCACTCGTTCAGTTGTAGAGCGGGCGATTGGGCAGCTGAAATGTCGGTGGCGCTGCCTTGACAGGACTGGGGGATGTTGTTATACCGCCCTGACAAGGTGTGCCGCATTGTGCTGGCCTGTGGTGTGCTGCACAATGTCGCGCATAGGCATGGCATACCACTTGGTGAGGTGGCAGCACCGCCAGATGACCCCGACCCAGGACCAATTTATGTGCAGCCCAACCAACAAGCCGTTCATGCCCGCCAACATGTGA
- the LOC113116923 gene encoding uncharacterized protein LOC113116923 — MRKDDFVLFMVEIINCTAQVERKTEKIKIIVKAAQKYLGFKNTSWELVEERLNESIFMSTSNMEWCTVCLMIIILQWNARSLISNGLEFKKYISDLGDRPHIICIQETWLKPQLDFIIQGYTAIRNDRKDRQGGGVATFVQDGLRYKVENMGQEYESVVVKIWMGNDQVSVVNFYNPNKRLSIEDLGAVSGQIQGKIVWCGDFNSYNVLWGSLNTDANGVIIEEFLELNSLVCVNDGRGTRYDCCRNTESYLDLTFISSGMAGITSWEVLSDLPMGSDHFPIIITVGIDVIKEDEVRVPRWRLDKANWELFQVLAESKCDELYERCLNDVELLNSEFVSNILQVAEISIPKTGGRGIKKSVPWWNEQCSAAIKERNGGKCTLSWFANRQLNSKRRRRTAVRIFHQAR, encoded by the coding sequence ATGAGAAaagatgattttgttttgttcatggtAGAGATTATTAATTGTACTGCTCAAGTCGAAAGGAAGacggaaaaaattaaaataattgtaaaagcaGCGCAGAAGTACCTCGGTTTTAAAAATACTAGCTGGGAATTAGTGGAAGAGAGATTAAATGAGTCAATTTTCATGTCAACCTCAAACATGGAGTGGTGTACCGTCTGTCTCATGATAATTATTCTCCAGTGGAATGCGAGAAGTCTCATCAGCAATGGTCTAGAGTTTAAGAAGTACATCTCTGATTTGGGAGATAGGCCCCATATAATATGTATTCAGGAGACATGGCTCAAACCTCAGTTAGATTTTATTATTCAAGGTTACACAGCAATAAGAAATGATAGGAAGGATAGACAAGGTGGGGGAGTAGCAACATTTGTTCAAGATGGTTTGAGGTACAAAGTTGAAAATATGGGACAGGAGTATGAATCAGTAGTTGTTAAAATCTGGATGGGTAATGATCAAGTTTCAGTGGTTAATTTTTATAATCCTAATAAGAGGTTGAGTATTGAGGACCTAGGTGCTGTAAGTGGACAGATTCAAGGAAAGATAGTATGGTGCGGTGATTTTAATTCTTATAATGTATTATGGGGAAGCCTGAATACAGATGCAAATGGTGTGATTATTGAGGAGTTCCTTGAATTGAATTCGCTTGTTTGTGTTAATGATGGTAGAGGTACAAGATATGATTGCTGTAGAAACACAGAGAGTTATTTGGATTTAACATTTATATCGAGTGGAATGGCAGGTATTACATCATGGGAGGTGTTAAGTGACTTACCTATGGGTAGTGATCACTTCCCCATAATTATAACAGTTGGAATTGATGTAATTAAAGAAGATGAAGTGCGGGTACCGAGATGGAGGTTAGATAAAGCCAACTGGGAATTATTTCAAGTTTTAGCTGAGAGCAAGTGTGATGAATTATATGAAAGATGTTTGAATGATGTGGAGTTACTTAACTCTGAATTTGTGTCTAATATTCTTCAGGTGGCTGAGATCTCAATTCCAAAGACTGGTGGAAGAGGAATTAAAAAGTCTGTACCATGGTGGAATGAGCAGTGTAGCGCTGCAATAAAAGAGAGAA